Genomic segment of Rhodothermales bacterium:
CTCCATGAGCGCGACCACGCCGGGGGTGATGACGCCCAGGTTTTCGGCGACGACGGGCAGTTCGCCGAGCCGGCTCTCGAGCACCTCGAACAGGCGGGCTTTGCCGGCATGGCGATGATCATCGCATGTATGGGCCTTTTTGGTCTGGTGTCCTATACCGCGTCGCAACGGACGAAGGAGATCGGCGTGCGGAAGGTGCTGGGCGCTTCGATTTCCAGTCTGGTTGCCCTGCTCTCGATGGAATTCGTCATGCTCGTCGGACTGGCCTTTCTCGTGGCCACACCGCTGGCGTACTTCGCCATGAAGCGCTGGCTCGACGGTTTCGCCTACCGCATCGATATCGGCCCCGAGGTCTTTCTTTTTACCGGGGCGATCGTCCTACTCATTGTCCTGGCGACTGTGAGCTATCATTCGATCAAATATGCCCTGGCCGATCCGGTCAAGAGCCTGCGGTATGAGTAACGCGGGTTAATCGAAGCCGGCACCTTCCTTACACCGCCGTCAGGAACCCCCCACAGGGGCATCTCTACAACCTGGACTATCATGAACGCGGCTATGTATGGCTTCTCCGGGGAACTGCGGCCTTCATCACTTCTTTAAGTAATTGTATAACGACTGGGCGACTGGGTTTTTTGCCGGCGGATGTTGATCGTACGCCGGATTCATGCATCGGCTTGTCGTGGGGCGATCTTCGTATGTCTTGCGCCTCCCTGGCTGGTACACCTGATATTCCCGGCATTCCGCGGGCAGAGGGTCAAATCGCAGACGGGGTAGGCGCTCAGAAAGAGAAGCTTCGTTTTTCCAGGAGTTGCGGACGAGGCTAGTAGCTTGTTGTTCGGCCGATTCGGGCGGGTAGTTTGATACAGAAACGCTTCGTTTCACCATCACGGGCCCTTTGGGCGGTATGATCCCAAACCCGGGAAACGGTAGCCTATTAACGAAAGAGCTGGCCTGTCGCTATTAATTCGTGCCGGCTCTGGTGACCAAAAGCAA
This window contains:
- a CDS encoding FtsX-like permease family protein — its product is LHERDHAGGDDAQVFGDDGQFAEPALEHLEQAGFAGMAMIIACMGLFGLVSYTASQRTKEIGVRKVLGASISSLVALLSMEFVMLVGLAFLVATPLAYFAMKRWLDGFAYRIDIGPEVFLFTGAIVLLIVLATVSYHSIKYALADPVKSLRYE